The Episyrphus balteatus chromosome 4, idEpiBalt1.1, whole genome shotgun sequence genome includes a window with the following:
- the LOC129918543 gene encoding translocating chain-associated membrane protein 1, protein MAIKPGMGRKSSNKNPPILSHEFVIQNHADIISCVAMVFVVGLMDETTAKFASPFVSLHHNVSGEDPSHEFPTGKPYTYAAGVKDQCAIFFYTLTCIIMHAILQEFVLDKISKKLHLSKFKLSLFNESGQLVVFYILSFLCGADVILREGYFSKFSLLWEDFPNHPMIFLHKFFFIVQMAYYLHMLPELYFQKVKKEDQQPKIIHAITGFSIICLAYTFGFQRITLVLLTLHYLSEIIAHIFQLIGVFDRDEKYASIRIVNSVFFVLVRFATMVIAVLTLYYGVANTEQSTRGFMALIGVIILQGYLIFSFITEQLRAKRERQREAKQQSQAKKNKAIKDRVKKKKESDLPEADQSPSPSHSGKSKVK, encoded by the exons ATGGCAATTAAACCAGGAATGGGACGAAAGTCTTCCAACAAGAATCCACCAATTCTTAGCCATGAATTTGTTATCCAAAATCATGCAGATATTATTTCCTGCGTGGCTATGGTATTCGTTGTGGGTTTGATGGACGAG ACCACGGCGAAGTTTGCCAGCCCGTTTGTATCATTGCATCACAATGTGAGTGGTGAGGATCCAAGCCATGAGTTTCCAAC agGAAAACCATACACTTATGCTGCTGGAGTCAAGGATCAATGTGCTATCTTCTTTTATACCTTGACCTGCATCATTATGCATGCAATTCTTCAAGAATTCGTTTTGGAT AAAATCTCCAAGAAGCTTCACCTTTCTAAATTCAAGTTGTCACTTTTCAACGAGTCTGGCCAGCTTGTAGTATTTTACATTCTTTCTTTCTTGTGTGGTGCCGATGTAATTCTTCGTGAAGGATACTTTAGTAAATTCTCTCTTCTATGGGAGGACTTCCCCAACCATCCAATGATTTTCCTGCACAAATTCTTCTTCATTGTTCAAATGGCATACTACTTGCACATGCTGCCCgagttatattttcaaaaagtcaaGAAGGAAGACCAACAGCCAAAGATCATCCATGCAATTACTGGATTTTCTATCATCTGTTTGGCTTATACATTTGG TTTCCAAAGGATCACTCTTGTTCTCCTCACTCTACATTACTTGAGTGAAATCATTGCTCACATTTTCCAACTTATTGGAGTTTTCGACCGTGACGAAAAATATGCCAGCATTCGCATCGTCAACAGTGTGTTCTTTGTATTGGTTCGTTTCGCCACAATGGTCATTGCTGTCCTTACCCTCTACTACGGCGTAGCTAATACAGAACAATCTACCCGTGGCTTTATGGCGCTAATCGGAGTTATCATCCTCCAAGGATACCTGATCTTCTCTTTCATCACTGAACAATTGCGTGCTAAACGTGAACGTCAACGAGAAGCCAAACAACAATCACAggccaaaaaaaacaaagccaTCAAGGATAGGGTCAAGAAGAAGAAGGAAAGCGATCTCCCCGAAGCTGATCAATCACCCAGTCCATCACACAGTGGCAAaagtaaagttaaataa